In the Streptomyces spororaveus genome, AGCCGATCTTCCCGCTGGAGGTCAGCTTGTCGCCCGTGTCCGACCAGGTCTGCTTCATCTCCTGCCGGCTCTTCTCGAAGGACTCCGCGCTGTAGTCCGGCTTGTAGACGTCCGCCCGCCAGATGTCGTCCCAGCTCTTCTGCTCGATCTCGTCCTCGCTCGCGTGCGGATTGCCGTACGCGGCGTTCGCCACGACCTTGAACGCACCCTGCATGTACTGCTCTTCCTCCCACACCGTGCCCGCCGCGATCCCGAGGTTCCCGGCGAGGGCACTGGCGTTCTGCACGAGACTGCGCACGCCCCACTCCCAGCGCTCGCAGAAGTCCTCGAAGTCGGTGGCCAGACCCATGTGTCCGGCTTCCATCCCCGTCATCGACAGATCGCTGAACCCGGCACCCTGCGAGGCGCCGGCCGCATCCCCCGACTCGCGCAACTCGGCGATGGCCTTGCGCAGACCGTCCTGGATGTTCTTGACGGCGGCCGGCGAGACCTCAAGGTCCCCGTCGCCCGCCATCAGACGGCGTCCGCGGAGTCGGGCCCGGCGTCCACGGCGCACGCGTCGGGCACGATGCCCACGACCGGCGGGAACAGCATCGAGCCGTCCTGGTCCGCCACGTTCACCGCGACACCCGTCGGGCCCTCGGCCGCGGGTACCACCGCGTCGAGGAGTCGGGCACCCAGGATGGAGAGGTACTCCCACTCACCGGCCGCGGCACCGGCACCGGCACTTCGCATCGCCGCGAACCGCGCCAGGGCCTCCTCGTCCGTGAAGGCGTAGATCCAGCGGACGCCGCCCTGCCACCCCGACATCAGCCCGCCCTCGGGGTCCTCCGACAACGGCACGAGCAACGCGGTACGGCGAAATTCACCCAGCAAACTACCGGAGTGCCCCAATCCGCCTCGCATGGCGGCGATTTGCTCGGTAAGTCCCATCACGTACCCCATCCCCGAAGGGCAGTCGGCGCCCCCGATTCGCATACGTTACTTAGATACGCGCGGGAGTCCGAACGGTTCCACTCAGACCGATGGCCGGTCTCCACGAGGGAGACCGGCCATCGGGTGGGGCGTCGTACGTGCCGCTACGACCAGGTGATCAGGCGGCGGGGGTGTTCCAGGACCGCCGCGATGTCGGCCAGGAAGCGGGAGCCGAGCTCGCCGTCGATCAGACGGTGGTCGAACGACAGCGCCAGGGTGGTGACGTGGCGCGGCTTGACCTTGCCCTTGTGGACCCACGGCTGCAGCTTGATCGCGCCGACCGCGAGGATCGCGGACTCGCCCGGGTTCAGGATCGGCGTACCGGTGTCGACGCCGAAGACGCCGACGTTGGTGATGGTGATCGTGCCGTTCTGCATGTCCGCCGGGGAGGTCTTGCCGTCACGGGCCGTGGCGACCAGCGAGGACAGGGACTCCGACAGCTCGCCGAGGGACTTGGCGTGCGCGTCCTTGATGTTCGGGACGATCAGCCCGCGCGGGGTGGCCGCCGCGATGCCCAGGTTGACGTAGTGCTTGAGCACGATCTCCTGGGCCGCCTCGTCCCAGGACGCGTTGACGTCCGGGTTGCGGCGGATGGCCACCAGCACGGCCTTCGCGATGAGCAGCAGCGGGTTGATCCGCAGCCCCGCGAGGTCCGGGTCGGCCTTGAGCTCCTGGACCAGCTTCATCGTGCGCGTCACGTCGAAGGTGATGAACTCGGTGACGTGCGGCGCGGTGAAGGCCGAGCCCACCATGGCCTGCGCGGTGACCTTGCGCACGCCCTTGACCGGGATACGGGTCTCCCGCGCCGAGGCGTCGGCCACGGGGGCCGCGGCCACCGCGACGGGCGCCGCCGGGGCGGCCGGGGCGGCGGCCGGAGCCGCCGCGGGAGCGGCGGCCTGCGGGGTGATCGCCGCGGCGGCCGCCGCGTGGACGTCCTCCCGGGTCACGACCCCGCCGTCGCCGCTGGGCACCACCGAGGCCAGGTCGATGCCGAGGTCCTTGGCGAGCTTGCGCACCGGCGGCTTGGCCAGCGGCCGCTCACCGGCCGGCTGCGCCGGGACGGCGGGAAGCGGCGCCGGTGCGGCCGGAGCCGCGGGGGCGGCCACCGGGGCCGTCGTGCCGTTCTGCGCGGCCACGGCGGCCGCGGGGGCGGCCTTGCGCGGGCGGCGCTTGGTGGAGGACTCGGAGACCCCGTAGCCGACCAGGACGGGCTGGCGGGCGGCCGGGGCCGGCTCGGCGGCGGCCGGGGCCGCCTCCACGGCAGCGGCGGCGGGGGCCGGAGCCTCGGCCTCGCCGGTCTGCACCGAGATGATCACCTGGCCGACGTCGACCGTGGTGCCCTCCTCGAAGAGGAGGGCGTGCACGACACCGTCGAACGGGATCGGCAGTTCCACGGCGGCCTTGGCCGTCTCGACCTCGCAGACGACCTGGCCGTCGGTGACCGTGTCACCCGGCTGGACGTACCACTTGAGGATCTCGGCCTCGGTGAGGCCTTCGCCCACATCGGGCATCTTGAATTCGCGGATGGTCATGACGCGGGTCTCCTAGTACGCCAGCGAGCGGTCGACGGCGTCGAGCACCCGGTCCAGGCCGGGCAGGTACTCGTCCTCCAGGCGGGCCGGCGGGTACGGGGCGTGGAAACCGCCCACGCGCAGGACCGGCGCCTCCAGGTGGTAGAAGCACCGCTCCGTGATGCGAGCGGCGACCTCCGCGCCCACGCCGAGGAAGACCGGCGCCTCGTGGACGACCACGAGCCGGCGGGTCTTCTCGACCGAGGCCTGGATCCCGTCGAAGTCGACCGGGGACATCGAGCGCAGGTCGAGGACCTCCACCGACTTGCCCTCCTCGGCGGCCGCGGCCGCGGCCTCCAGGCAGACCTTCACCATCGGGCCGTAGGCGGCCAGGGTGACGTCCGAGCCCTCGCGGCTCACGCGCGCCTTGTGCAGCTCACCGGGGATGGCGTCGAAGTCGACCTCGCCCTTGTCCCAGTAGCGGCGCTTCGGCTCGAAGAAGATCACCGGGTCGTCGCTGAGGATCGCCTGCTGGAGCATCCAGTAGGCGTCGCTCGCGTTCGAGGGGGAGACCACCTTGAGGCCCGGCACGTGCGCGAAGAGCGCCTCGGGGGACTCGCTGTGGTGCTCGACCGCGCCGATGCCGCCCGCGTACGGGATGCGCACGACGACGGGCATCTTGACCTTGCCCAGGGCGCGCGCGTGCATCTTCGCGAGCTGCGTGACGATCTGGTCGTACGCGGGGAAGACGAACCCGTCGAACTGGATCTCCACGACCGGCCGGTACCCGCGCAGGGCCAGGCCGATCGCGGTGCCGACGATGCCCGACTCGGCGAGCGGGGTGTCGATGACCCGCTCCTCGCCGAAGTCCTTCTGCAGGCCGTCGGTGATCCGGAAGACACCGCCCAGCTTGCCGACGTCCTCGCCCATGATCAGGACCTTGGGGTCCTGCTCCAGGGCCTTGCGCAGCGACTCGTTGAGCGCCTTGGCGATAGACATCTTCTCGACAGCCATCAGTGACCCTCCTCGAAGGACGCGAGGTAGGCGGCGAACTGGGCGCGCTCCTCGTCGACGAGCGCGTGCCCGTCCGCGTAGACGTTCTCGAAGATCGCCATGGTGTCCGGGTCGGGCATGGCGCGCACGGCCTCGCGCACGCGCTTGCCCATCGCCTCGCTCTCCGCCTCCAGCTCCGTGAAGAACGCCTCGTCGGCGCCTCCGGTGGCCAGCAGGTGGGCCTTCAGGCGCAGGATCGGGTCCTTGGCCTCCCAGGCCGCCGTCTCCTCGTCCCGCCGGTACTTCGTCGGGTCGTCGGAGGTGGTGTGCGCGCCCATGCGGTACGTGAACGCCTCGACCAGGGTCGGGCCCTCACCGCGGCGGGCCCGGTCCAGGGCCCAGCGGGTCACGGCCAGGCAGGCCAGCACGTCGTTGCCGTCGACGCGGACGCCCGGGAAGCCGAAGCCCTGCGCGCGCTGGTAGAGCGGCACGCGCATCTGGCGCTCGGTCGGCTCGGAGATCGCCCACTGGTTGTTCTGGCAGAAGAACACCACGGGGGAGTTGTAGACGGCGGAGAAGGTGAACGCCTCCGCGACGTCGCCCTGGCTGGACGCGCCGTCGCCGAAGTAGGCGATGACCGCGGAGTCCGCGCCGTCCTTGGCCACACCCATCGCGTAACCGGTCGCGTGCAGCGTCTGCGAGCCGATCACGATCGTGTAGAGGTGGAAGTTGTTGGTGTTCGGGTCCCAGCCGCCGTGGTTCACACCGCGGAACATGCCGAGCAGGTTGGTCGGGTCGACCCCGCGGCACCAGGCCACGCCGTGCTCGCGGTACGTCGGGAAGACGTAGTCGTCGTCGTTCAGCGCCCGGCCGGAGCCGATCTGCGCGGCCTCCTGCCCGAGGAGCGAGGCCCACAGGCCCAGCTCGCCCTGACGCTGCAGGGCGGTCGCCTCACCGTCGAAGCGGCGGGTCATGACCATGTCGCGGTACAGCCCGCGCAGGTCCTCGGTGGTGATGTCGGCGACGAAGGGGGCGAACTCGGCGTTCTCCGCGTTGTCGACGCGGTCCCCTTCGGGCGTCAGCAGCTGTACGAGCTGAGGTACGACATCCTGCGTCTGCGCGGTGGCAGCGGCGGGCTTGGCGGCGGCGTTCGCCGCGCCTGCCGCCCGCTTGGTGCCGCTGCTGCGTCGCGGCTTGCGCGCGGCAGTGCTCTCCACGGTCACGTGTGCTCCTCCGTCGGTCCGGCACCCGGGTTCTCCGGGGTCCAGTGCGGCTCACCTGTATCCGTAACGAGCGCACGGGGTGGGTGCGCGTCGCGTACGGGGATTCAGGCGTGACAGGTGCCCCGGCGAGTGCCCTGCGCAATGCACGTTACCCAGTGCGCCGCATAACTGCGAAACCCCGTTTGACCTGCGTTTTTGCTTGGATTTCCTAGTAAAAACACAGCGGCGGGAACAATCACTGGTCACAGCCTTGCAGGGGCCGGGAACAACGGCACGTTATCCCGGGTAACTCCGGCAGGGAAGGGGTGAGTGTGTGAAACTGACTTCGTGCGCGAAGACGGAAAAATCAAGGTATTCCTCCTGGACGACCACGAAGTGGTACGTCGGGGCGTCCACGAGCTCTTGTCGGTCGAAGAGGACATCGAGATCGTCGGCGAGGCGGGTACCGCGGCCGACGCCCTCGTGCGCATCCCCGCCACCCGTCCGGACGTGGCCATCCTGGACGTGCGGCTGCCGGACGGCAGCGGGGTGGAGGTCTGCCGCGAGGTGCGCTCGCAGGACGAGGACGTCCGGTGCCTGATGCTGACCTCCTTCGCCGACGACGAGGCGCTGTTCGACGCGATCATGGCCGGGGCCTCCGGTTACGTGCTCAAGGCGATCCGCGGCAATGAGCTGCTGAGCGCCGTACGCGATGTCGCCGCCGGCAAGTCCCTGCTCGACCAGGTCGCCACCGCCCGCGTACTGGAGCGGCTGCGCGACGGCGGCAGGAACGGGGGCGACGACCGCCTCGCCAACCTCACCGAGCAGGAGCGGAAGATCCTCGACCTGATCGGCGAGGGCCTGACCAACCGCGTGATCGGCGAGCGGCTGCACCTGGCCGAGAAAACGATCAAGAACTACGTCTCCAGCCTGCTCTCCAAGCTGGGCATGGAGCGCCGCTCCCAGGCCGCCGCCTACGTGGCCCGCCTGCAGGCCGAACGGCGCTGACCCGCGCTCCCGCGGATGCGCGGACGGGCCCGGCGGAACTGATTCCGCCGGGCCCGTCCGCGTGTCCGTGTCACTCTTCCGAGTTGGTACCGCCACCGCCGGGGCCGGCGGGCCCGCCGCCGCCACCGCCCGTCTCCGTCGGCTTCGTCGGCGTCGTCGAGGGCTTCGGCGACGTGCTCGTCGTGGGCTTCGTCGTCGCCGTGGCGGTCGGCGAGGTCGTACCCGTCGGCGAGTGCGTCGCGGTGGCCGTCGGCGACTGGCTGAAGGTCTGCGACCGGGTACGGGTCGGCAGGGGCGAACTGTCGTTGGTGGCCGGGGAGTTGTCCTGGGTCTGCGGCGCGGTGGTGAGGCTCGGCGCCGGGGACTTGCTCGGCTGGTCGCCCGGGGTGCTCTGGGTGGTCTCCGGCTTCTTCTTGTCGCCCTTGCCCACGGTGTTGACCGCATAGGCCACGCCGCCGAGGACCGCGACGATCGCGAGGACCGCGAACAGCCATGCCTTCCAGCGGCCGCCGCCGCCACCGCGGTCGTCGTAGCCGTCGTATCCGTCGTAGCCGCCGTTGCCGGCCACGCCGTGACCGCCGGGGAAGGCCGAGCCGTCGTCCGGGTTCAGCGAGGGCACCATCGGCTGCTGGAACTGCGAGGTCGAGGCGTGCGCCCCGTACTGCTGCTGGCCGCCGCTCCCGCTCACGGGCATGGCCGTGGTCGCGGCGGCGCCGCCGCGCCCGTGCGGCAGGGCCATGGTGACCGGGCCGGTGCTCCAGGTGCCGGTGTTCGGCCCCTGGTCGTGCAGCATCTGGAGCGCGTACTGCACCAGTCCGCGCATCTCCTCGGCGCTCTGGAACCGGTCGTCCGGGTCCTTGGCGAGGGAGCGCATGACCAGGCCGTCGAGTTCCTGCGGGAGGTGGCCGCCCTCCGGCAGCTGCGAGGGCGGCACCGGCGCGTCCTGGACGTGCTGGTAGACCACCGACAGCGGGGTCTCGCCGGTGAACGGGGGACGCAGCGCGAGCAGTTCGTACAGCAGGCAGCCGGTCGCGTACAGGTCGGAGCGGTGGTCGACGGCCTTGCCGAGGGCCTGTTCGGGCGACAGGTACTGCGGGGTGCCCATGACCATGCCGGTCTGGGTCATCGTCGACTGGGCGCCATGCAGAGCGCGGGCGATGCCGAAGTCCATCACCTTGACCGCGCCGGTCTCGGTGATGATGACGTTCGCCGGCTTGATGTCGCGGTGCACGATGCCGTGCTGGTGCGAGTACGCGAGCGCCTCGAGCACGCCCGAGGTGATGATGAGCGCCTGCTCGGGCCCCGGGGCCTCGGCACTGAGCAGGAGGTCCCGGATGGTGCGGCCCTCGACGAGCTCCATGACGATGTACGGAACGGTGTTCGGGCCGACCTTGTCCTCGCCGGAGTCGTACACGGCGACGACGGCGTGGTGGTTGAGTCCGGCGACCGACTGGGCCTCACGCGTGAAGCGGGCCTTGGACACCGGGTCCTCGGCGAGGTCCGCGCGCAGCAGCTTCACGGCGACGGTCCGGCCCAGGCGGACGTCCTCGGCCGCGAACACCTCGGCCATGCCGCCGCGTCCCAGCCGGTGCGTCATCCGGTAACGGCCGTCTCCCACCAGGCCGCCGGCGCCCCAGTGCTCAGGACCATCGGTCATCCCGGCGCCGTTTCCATCGGGTTCGGGTGCCATCAGTCCTCGCCGTCGTATCTCTCGGCCGCCGCTCGGCGGTCGTCCTCTTCGTCGGTGCTCCGGTGAACGCTACAGCCTCGGAACCGGTCACCGTTCGGACAAAGCCGCCTGTGCCCGTGTGGTCACGGAACGGGCACCTGGCTTGACGTGTGCTTGCCCTCGGGCAGACTGGGCGCCATATGCGCCCGGCCACCGGCGTGGGGACACATCGCGAGGGGAAGCAACAGTCATGAGCCAGGACGGCACTCAGGGCCAGTACGCGGGCGGCTCTCTGGCCGGTGGCCGTTACCAGCTAAGGGACTTGCTCGGTGCGGGCGGCATGGCGTCCGTGTACCTGGCGTACGACTCGGCCCTCGACCGGCAGGTCGCCATCAAGACGCTCCACAGCGACCTCGGCCGGGAGCAGTCCTTCCGCGAGCGTTTCCGCCGCGAGGCCCAGGCTGTAGCGAAACTGTCGCACACGAACATCGTCTCGGTGTTCGACACCGGCGAGGGCGAAGTGACGTTCGGCGGCGCCGGCGGCGGCGACGGCGCGGTGATGCCGTACATCGTCATGGAGTACGTCGAGGGCCAGCCGCTCGGCTCGGTGCTGGAGGCGGACATCCGCCAGTACGGGGCCATGCCGGCGGACAAGGCCCTGAAGGTGACGGCCGATGTGCTGGCCGCCCTGGAGACCAGCCACGAGATGGGGCTCGTCCACCGCGACATCAAGCCCGGCAACGTCATGGTGAACAAGCGCGGCGTGGTCAAGGTCATGGACTTCGGCATCGCCCGCGCCATGCAGTCGGGGGTCACCTCGATGACCCAGACCGGCATGGTCGTCGGCACCCCGCAGTACCTCTCGCCCGAGCAGGCGCTGGGGCGCGGGGTCGACGCCCGTTCCGACCTCTACTCGGTCGGCATCATGCTGTTCCAGCTGCTGACCGGGCGGATCCCGTTCGACGCGGACTCGCCGCTGGCCATCGCGTACGCCCACGTGCAGGAGGAGCCGGTCGCCCCGTCCTCCGTCAACCGCTCGCTCACCCCGGCGATGGACGCGCTGGTGGCGCGGGCCCTGAAGAAGAACCCGAACGAGCGTTTCCCCACGGCCGCGGCCATGGGCGACGAGGTCGCGCGGGTGCTGGGCTCCGGGCAGACCGGGGCGCCGGTCATCGTCCAGGGCCAGGGGCCTCTGAGCAGTGGCGCGGGCGTGGCCTCGGCCGTGTTCCCGCCGGTGGAGTCCGGGTACCAGGCGCCCCCGCAGTCGGTGCAGCAGCCGTACCAGGCCCCGCACACCCCGCCGCCGGCCCCGTACGCGCCGACTCCGGCCCCCCAGCAGCACGCGCAGGGCGGCTACGCCTACCCGCACACGCCCCCGCCGCAGCAGCAGTACGCGCCGCAGACCCCGCCGCCGTACACGATCTCCCCGACGGGCGCGGGGTCCGGCGCGGGCTCGTCCGCGGCGGGCGGCGCCGGCAAGCGGAACATGCCGGTGCTCGTCGGCGCGATCGCGGTGGCCCTGCTGGCCGTCGGCGGTCTGATCGCCGCGATCTCGATGAACGGCGACGACAAGGACAAGGGAGGGACGACGGCGGACCCCGGGAGCTCCACGGCCGCCTCCGCGTCCGCGAAGGCCGGGTTCAAGGGTCCGGACACCACGCGCACGATCGACCCGAAGAAGTGCTCGGAGCCGGTGAAGCACTACAGCGAGGCCGGCAAGTACATGGCGCCGGACCTGAAGTACAAGAACCTGCTCTCCGTGAAGGAGTGCATCCAGGCCTCGGGCGGCAAGTACAAGATCGAAACGAAGGACGAGGCCGTGTACGGCAAGGACACGGTGCTCTTCCAGTCCCCGGCCGCCGGGGAAAAGATCAACAAGGAAGGCACGGAGTACACGCTGACCGTGTCGACCGGCAACCCCGAATAGCGCGACCGCTGCCGCCGCGCGCCGTCGCGCGGCGGCGCGGCACGGACCCCGGTCCGGCACACCGGCATCCCGGGCACCCGACAGGGTGTCCGGGATGCCGGTTTTGCCCCGCTGTGCAAATCTGGGCGCATATCTCTGACGCGCAGCGAGCAGCTCGTGGCTCGGGACGGGAGGGGCTCCCCGTGATCCAACGCTTCCGCCCGCCGCACTGGCTGGCCTGCGCGGCCCTGGCCGCCGCCGCGGCCGTGCCCTCCGCCTCCGCGTACGCCGGCCCGTTCCACAGCCCGCCCCGGCACGTCGCCGCCCCCGCCTCGCCGGACGACCCCTACGAGGAACTGGCCGGCAGCCTCGCCGGCGTCGGGCGGGAGCACCCCGGACGGCCGGCCGGCGAGCCCGCCGACCCGGAGCTGGTCGTGGCCGCCTCCCGGCCGCTGCCGGCCCGCCCGCGCACCGAGCCCGCCCCCCGGCCCACCCCCAGGCCGACCACCGTGGTCGCCGCCCCGAGCCCGCCGCCGACGGTGGTCAGAGCCCTCGGCACCGGACCCAACGACCGGGCCGCCGATCTGGCCGCGCACATACTGCCGCTCGGCACCGGATTCGCCCTGATGGGGCTCGGTCTCGGCTATCTCGGGTTGCGGCTGCGCCGGGGGATGTGACCGGCCCGGACCACCGCCTCCGGCCCCGCGTCCCCCGTAAGGCGTACATCCGAGGGTGGTTGCCGTGCGTGAACATACTCGGTATACATACCGAGTATGTCGATCCGTCACGGGCTACTCGCCCTGCTGGAACGGGGTCCTCGGTACGGCTCCCAGCTGCGCACCGAGTTCGAATCCCGCACCGGCTCCACCTGGCCGCTCAACGTCGGGCAGGTGTACACGACCCTCGCCCGTCTCGAACGGGACGGCCTTGTCGCCCCCGGCGGCGAGGACGCCGCCGGCCACACCCTGTACGCCATCACCGACGCCGGGCGCACCGAGCTGCTCCAGTGGTACGAGCGCCCCGTCGACCGGGCCAACCCGCCCCGCGACGAACTGTCCATCAAGCTCGCCATGGCCGTGGGGGCCCCCGGCGTCGACATCCGCGCCGTCATCCAGTCCCAGCGGCACGCCACGATCAAAGCGATGCAGGACTACACCCGGCTCAAGGCCACGGCGCTCGCCGCGGTCGAGAGCGGCCGGTCCCACGAACGCGACGACGTCGCCTGGCTGCTCGTCCTGGAACAGCTGATCTTCCAGACCGAGGCCGAGGCCCGCTGGCTCGACCACTGCGAAGCCCGGCTCGTCCGGCTCTCCCTGCCGGCCGACCGGAGAGCCGCCGAGCCCGAACCGCCCCAGGCCGCCACCGCCGAGACCCCGACCCCGACCCCGACCACCCGGCCCCGTCGTACCGCTCGTACGCGCCGTGGCTGAACCACCGTTCCAGGGGGGACACTCCATGCCTGACCAGCCCCAGCCCCAGCCCCAGCCCCAGCAGCCCGTACTCCAGTTGGACCGGCTCGTGCGCACGCACGGCAGCGGGGCCACCGAGGTGCACGCCCTGCGCGGGATCAACCTCTCCGTCTTCCCCGGCGAACTCGTCGCCGTCATGGGCCCCTCCGGCTCCGGCAAGTCCACGCTGCTCACCCTCGCGGGCGGCCTCGACACCCCCAGCAGCGGCCGGGTGATCGTCGAGGGCACCGACATCACCGCGGCGAGCCGCAAGCAACTGGCCGCCCTGCGCCGCCGCAGCATCGGGTACGTCTTCCAGGACTACAACCTGATACCGGCCCTCACCGCCGCCGAGAACGTGGCACTGCCCCGGGAGCTCGACGGGACCTCCGCCCGCAAGGCCCGCGCCTCCGCGCTCGCCGCGCTGGAGGAGATGGGCCTCGGGCAGCTCGCCGACCGCTTCCCCGACGAGATGTCCGGCGGCCAGCAGCAGCGCGTGGCCATCGCCCGCGCCCTCGTGGGGGACCGCCGCCTGGTCCTCGCCGACGAGCCGACCGGCGCCCTCGACTCCGAGACCGGCGAGTCCGTACTCGCCCTGCTGCG is a window encoding:
- a CDS encoding dihydrolipoamide acetyltransferase family protein, whose product is MTIREFKMPDVGEGLTEAEILKWYVQPGDTVTDGQVVCEVETAKAAVELPIPFDGVVHALLFEEGTTVDVGQVIISVQTGEAEAPAPAAAAVEAAPAAAEPAPAARQPVLVGYGVSESSTKRRPRKAAPAAAVAAQNGTTAPVAAPAAPAAPAPLPAVPAQPAGERPLAKPPVRKLAKDLGIDLASVVPSGDGGVVTREDVHAAAAAAITPQAAAPAAAPAAAPAAPAAPVAVAAAPVADASARETRIPVKGVRKVTAQAMVGSAFTAPHVTEFITFDVTRTMKLVQELKADPDLAGLRINPLLLIAKAVLVAIRRNPDVNASWDEAAQEIVLKHYVNLGIAAATPRGLIVPNIKDAHAKSLGELSESLSSLVATARDGKTSPADMQNGTITITNVGVFGVDTGTPILNPGESAILAVGAIKLQPWVHKGKVKPRHVTTLALSFDHRLIDGELGSRFLADIAAVLEHPRRLITWS
- a CDS encoding ABC transporter ATP-binding protein, with amino-acid sequence MPDQPQPQPQPQQPVLQLDRLVRTHGSGATEVHALRGINLSVFPGELVAVMGPSGSGKSTLLTLAGGLDTPSSGRVIVEGTDITAASRKQLAALRRRSIGYVFQDYNLIPALTAAENVALPRELDGTSARKARASALAALEEMGLGQLADRFPDEMSGGQQQRVAIARALVGDRRLVLADEPTGALDSETGESVLALLRSRCDAGAAGILVTHEPRFAAWADRVVFLRDGSVVDETLRSHADSLLSGQAAGQ
- the pdhA gene encoding pyruvate dehydrogenase (acetyl-transferring) E1 component subunit alpha, giving the protein MTVESTAARKPRRSSGTKRAAGAANAAAKPAAATAQTQDVVPQLVQLLTPEGDRVDNAENAEFAPFVADITTEDLRGLYRDMVMTRRFDGEATALQRQGELGLWASLLGQEAAQIGSGRALNDDDYVFPTYREHGVAWCRGVDPTNLLGMFRGVNHGGWDPNTNNFHLYTIVIGSQTLHATGYAMGVAKDGADSAVIAYFGDGASSQGDVAEAFTFSAVYNSPVVFFCQNNQWAISEPTERQMRVPLYQRAQGFGFPGVRVDGNDVLACLAVTRWALDRARRGEGPTLVEAFTYRMGAHTTSDDPTKYRRDEETAAWEAKDPILRLKAHLLATGGADEAFFTELEAESEAMGKRVREAVRAMPDPDTMAIFENVYADGHALVDEERAQFAAYLASFEEGH
- a CDS encoding response regulator, whose amino-acid sequence is MREDGKIKVFLLDDHEVVRRGVHELLSVEEDIEIVGEAGTAADALVRIPATRPDVAILDVRLPDGSGVEVCREVRSQDEDVRCLMLTSFADDEALFDAIMAGASGYVLKAIRGNELLSAVRDVAAGKSLLDQVATARVLERLRDGGRNGGDDRLANLTEQERKILDLIGEGLTNRVIGERLHLAEKTIKNYVSSLLSKLGMERRSQAAAYVARLQAERR
- a CDS encoding alpha-ketoacid dehydrogenase subunit beta; amino-acid sequence: MAVEKMSIAKALNESLRKALEQDPKVLIMGEDVGKLGGVFRITDGLQKDFGEERVIDTPLAESGIVGTAIGLALRGYRPVVEIQFDGFVFPAYDQIVTQLAKMHARALGKVKMPVVVRIPYAGGIGAVEHHSESPEALFAHVPGLKVVSPSNASDAYWMLQQAILSDDPVIFFEPKRRYWDKGEVDFDAIPGELHKARVSREGSDVTLAAYGPMVKVCLEAAAAAAEEGKSVEVLDLRSMSPVDFDGIQASVEKTRRLVVVHEAPVFLGVGAEVAARITERCFYHLEAPVLRVGGFHAPYPPARLEDEYLPGLDRVLDAVDRSLAY
- a CDS encoding protein kinase domain-containing protein; the protein is MAPEPDGNGAGMTDGPEHWGAGGLVGDGRYRMTHRLGRGGMAEVFAAEDVRLGRTVAVKLLRADLAEDPVSKARFTREAQSVAGLNHHAVVAVYDSGEDKVGPNTVPYIVMELVEGRTIRDLLLSAEAPGPEQALIITSGVLEALAYSHQHGIVHRDIKPANVIITETGAVKVMDFGIARALHGAQSTMTQTGMVMGTPQYLSPEQALGKAVDHRSDLYATGCLLYELLALRPPFTGETPLSVVYQHVQDAPVPPSQLPEGGHLPQELDGLVMRSLAKDPDDRFQSAEEMRGLVQYALQMLHDQGPNTGTWSTGPVTMALPHGRGGAAATTAMPVSGSGGQQQYGAHASTSQFQQPMVPSLNPDDGSAFPGGHGVAGNGGYDGYDGYDDRGGGGGRWKAWLFAVLAIVAVLGGVAYAVNTVGKGDKKKPETTQSTPGDQPSKSPAPSLTTAPQTQDNSPATNDSSPLPTRTRSQTFSQSPTATATHSPTGTTSPTATATTKPTTSTSPKPSTTPTKPTETGGGGGGPAGPGGGGTNSEE
- a CDS encoding protein kinase domain-containing protein, yielding MSQDGTQGQYAGGSLAGGRYQLRDLLGAGGMASVYLAYDSALDRQVAIKTLHSDLGREQSFRERFRREAQAVAKLSHTNIVSVFDTGEGEVTFGGAGGGDGAVMPYIVMEYVEGQPLGSVLEADIRQYGAMPADKALKVTADVLAALETSHEMGLVHRDIKPGNVMVNKRGVVKVMDFGIARAMQSGVTSMTQTGMVVGTPQYLSPEQALGRGVDARSDLYSVGIMLFQLLTGRIPFDADSPLAIAYAHVQEEPVAPSSVNRSLTPAMDALVARALKKNPNERFPTAAAMGDEVARVLGSGQTGAPVIVQGQGPLSSGAGVASAVFPPVESGYQAPPQSVQQPYQAPHTPPPAPYAPTPAPQQHAQGGYAYPHTPPPQQQYAPQTPPPYTISPTGAGSGAGSSAAGGAGKRNMPVLVGAIAVALLAVGGLIAAISMNGDDKDKGGTTADPGSSTAASASAKAGFKGPDTTRTIDPKKCSEPVKHYSEAGKYMAPDLKYKNLLSVKECIQASGGKYKIETKDEAVYGKDTVLFQSPAAGEKINKEGTEYTLTVSTGNPE
- a CDS encoding PadR family transcriptional regulator encodes the protein MSIRHGLLALLERGPRYGSQLRTEFESRTGSTWPLNVGQVYTTLARLERDGLVAPGGEDAAGHTLYAITDAGRTELLQWYERPVDRANPPRDELSIKLAMAVGAPGVDIRAVIQSQRHATIKAMQDYTRLKATALAAVESGRSHERDDVAWLLVLEQLIFQTEAEARWLDHCEARLVRLSLPADRRAAEPEPPQAATAETPTPTPTTRPRRTARTRRG